The proteins below come from a single Cricetulus griseus strain 17A/GY chromosome 6, alternate assembly CriGri-PICRH-1.0, whole genome shotgun sequence genomic window:
- the LOC113836300 gene encoding LOW QUALITY PROTEIN: igE-binding protein-like (The sequence of the model RefSeq protein was modified relative to this genomic sequence to represent the inferred CDS: inserted 1 base in 1 codon; deleted 2 bases in 1 codon) yields the protein MWSDELQPVRGSDDSESSGDEVLDTEEEAEQDEEADKYEEERYHPDDHIQSSKKPRRRQLQTALSQVVPSAPPPYETHPKSYSFLPEKVKRKLRLAFPVFEGIEGEQMHAPVEYNQIKELAESVRKYGGTANFTLAQLDRLALNALTPSDWQMVAKAALVSMGQYMEWKALWHEAVQEQARANATALTPEQQLWTFNLLTGQGRFAADQTNCHWGAYPQIANAAIRAWKALSERRGGVDNQLTKIIQGTQEPFSDFVARMTEAVGRIFGDPEQAAPLVEQLIFEQATQECRTAIAPRKNKGLQDWLRVCRELGGPLTNAGLAAAILQSQKHPLXGPDKRTCFRCGKAGHLRKDCKMPDRERGPPTLCTRCGKGYNKAYQCRSVRDIKGRILPPIETTINEVPKNGAAGPQSQGPPKYGNRFTRVTDGTPPPESEQEWTCEPPPTSY from the exons Atgtggtccgatgagctgcagccagtcagggg ctctgatgactctgaaagctcaggagatgagGTCTTAGATACTGAGGAAGAAGCTGAGCAAGATGAGGAGGCTGATAAATATGAGGAAGAAAGATACCATCCGGATGACCATATACAAAGTAGCAAAAAACCTCGAAGACGGCAGCTTCAAACAGCCCTCTCACAGGTTGTTCCTTCGGCGCCCCCTCCCTATGAGACGCACCCGAagtcttattcttttcttccggaaaaggtaaaaagaaagctgcGCCTCGCTTTTCCCGTCTTTGAGGGCATTGAGGGAGAGCAGATGCATGCACCCGTGGAATATAATCAGATAAAAGAATTGGCAGAATCAGTCAGGAAATATGGAGGCACAGCCAATTTTACTCTTGCACAATTGGATAGACTTGCCCTAAATGCTTTGACGCCATCTGACTGGCAGATGGTCGCAAAAGCTGCGCTTGTCAGCATGGGCCAATACATGGAATGGAAAGCACTCTGGCATGAGGCCGTCCAAGAGCAGGCCAGAGCTAATGCGACGGCCTTAACTCCTGAACAACAACTATGGACATTCAACCTGTTAACGGGCCAGGGTCGTTTTGCAGCTGATCAAACAAATTGTCATTGGGGCGCTTATCCACAAATCGCCAACGCGGCCATTAGGGCCTGGAAGGCGCTCTCC GAAAGGAGGGGTGGGGTTGACAATCAGCTTACTAAAATCATTCAAGGAACCCAGGAGCCTTTCTCCGATTTTGTAGCAAGGATGACAGAGGCAGTGGGACGGATCTTTGGCGATCCTGAGCAGGCCGCACCTCTTGTTGAGCAACTTATCTTTGAACAGGCCACCCAAGAATGTCGCACAGCTATAGCCCCGAGAAAAAACAAAGGATTACAAGATTGGCTTAGGGTCTGTAGAGAACTTGGGGGACCCCTTACTAATGCAGGGTTAGCTGCTGCCATCCTACAGTCTCAGAAGCACCCCT AGGGGCCGGATAAAAGAACTTGCTTTAGATGTGGAAAGGCAGGACACCTGAGAAAAGATTGTAAAATGCCAGATAGGGAGAGAGGTCCACCGACTCTTTGCACTCGTTGCGGCAAAGGCTATAATAAGGCCTATCAGTGCCGCTCTGTGAGAGATATAAAAGGTAGGATTCTCCCTCCTATAGAGACAACAATAAATGAGGTTCCAAAAAACGGAGCAGCGGGCCCTCAGTCCCAGGGCCCGCCAAAATATGGAAACAGGTTCACCAGGGTGACGGACGGGACCCCCCCCCCCGAGTCGGAGCAAGAATGGACTTGTGAGCCGCCTCCGACTTCTTACTGA